A part of Terriglobus roseus genomic DNA contains:
- a CDS encoding DUF2079 domain-containing protein, whose protein sequence is MSTSTIATDYIHAETNQLPKRPAITLPVALGAASLSIWIWLAFLRSMHTVGALLTAVVFAVAFTLLAYSPSLSLVFRKTTSPALQRELARCAAVFVFLLFFVPEYAARVRPPFVRSAILLAIFTGLWAALFRDSLKEADPQDEETSRKRNWPILEASLLLVGLTYFAVKKYLVFGYVGQDLAYFGQIMHTTLHGHLFWGSLLQDVLYSHPVTTDFAGHNSPIMFLFLPFYAIFQSPITLLVLRNVTMVACAYPVFRIAKLSSTDRAARIWAVAFLLVPVIFYQSVFDFYPLSFVALPVLFTILYYLEGKFRPFTIAFFFTLAVREDLALFAVCLAVVALVQRKSMRWIALPLIAGLVWGVLSYKVVLPHALNGASFVTDACFSHLGATPTEMLTHVCSSPQTTVLTRNNIVYLKQLLTPTGLLLPFGSSLVIASFPFLAINLLAGAGKCITTVIYAQYSVVPATVLFIAALLFSTNSKSKLASITRLRLSSSRVAPLITLALTVATLAFATGKAQFDEISKQPWDAEAHKVAAMIPSDASLAAPRYMLPAVANRDCLYQTHRLYQYHHPVYEYLVLDKDWTHINAAAEYETAYRQLLATAPIDPRFQVIYESPAYLVLRDPAMHGVGCFPNANEGQQ, encoded by the coding sequence ATGTCGACCTCGACTATCGCGACAGATTACATCCACGCTGAAACGAACCAGCTCCCGAAGCGACCGGCAATCACATTGCCGGTCGCCCTGGGCGCCGCTTCACTCAGCATCTGGATCTGGCTGGCTTTTCTTCGCTCCATGCACACCGTTGGTGCGTTGCTAACTGCAGTCGTTTTCGCTGTAGCATTCACACTGCTCGCGTATAGCCCTTCTCTATCCCTAGTCTTTCGTAAGACAACATCTCCAGCACTGCAGCGCGAACTCGCGCGTTGTGCAGCAGTCTTTGTTTTCCTGCTCTTCTTCGTTCCGGAATACGCCGCGAGAGTTCGGCCGCCCTTTGTGCGCTCGGCGATATTGCTCGCAATCTTCACCGGCCTCTGGGCCGCCCTTTTCCGCGACAGTCTCAAGGAAGCCGACCCACAGGATGAGGAAACATCTCGCAAGAGAAACTGGCCAATCCTCGAAGCATCCTTGCTGCTGGTCGGTCTCACCTATTTCGCAGTAAAGAAGTATCTGGTGTTCGGATACGTCGGCCAGGACCTCGCATACTTCGGCCAGATCATGCACACCACGCTGCATGGGCACCTCTTCTGGGGTTCCCTGCTGCAGGACGTGCTCTATTCGCACCCTGTCACAACAGATTTCGCTGGGCATAACTCGCCCATCATGTTCCTGTTCCTACCGTTCTACGCAATCTTCCAGAGCCCGATAACTCTGCTGGTCCTTCGCAACGTCACGATGGTCGCGTGTGCCTATCCCGTGTTCCGCATTGCGAAGTTGTCATCCACGGATCGGGCAGCCCGCATCTGGGCAGTGGCCTTCCTGCTCGTGCCGGTGATCTTTTATCAATCAGTCTTCGACTTCTATCCCCTAAGCTTCGTCGCACTGCCGGTACTGTTCACGATCCTTTACTACCTCGAGGGCAAGTTCCGCCCCTTCACGATTGCATTCTTCTTCACCCTTGCGGTACGAGAAGATCTGGCACTCTTTGCCGTGTGCCTCGCCGTCGTTGCGCTGGTTCAGCGCAAGTCGATGCGCTGGATTGCATTGCCGCTGATTGCTGGCCTCGTGTGGGGTGTTCTCTCTTACAAGGTTGTTCTGCCACACGCATTGAACGGAGCATCGTTCGTCACTGACGCGTGCTTCAGCCATCTGGGAGCAACACCGACGGAGATGCTCACCCATGTGTGCAGCAGCCCGCAGACGACCGTTCTGACACGGAACAACATCGTCTACCTCAAGCAGCTCCTGACACCTACTGGACTTCTGCTTCCTTTCGGTAGCTCGCTCGTCATCGCCTCGTTTCCCTTCCTGGCCATCAACCTTCTCGCTGGTGCAGGCAAGTGCATCACGACTGTGATCTATGCGCAGTACTCAGTGGTTCCGGCTACGGTGCTGTTCATCGCTGCGCTTCTCTTCTCCACCAACAGTAAGAGCAAGCTGGCCAGCATCACGCGCCTCCGTCTCAGCAGCTCGCGCGTGGCACCTCTGATCACGCTCGCACTGACCGTCGCTACGCTCGCCTTTGCTACTGGAAAAGCACAGTTCGACGAGATCTCCAAGCAACCATGGGACGCAGAGGCACACAAGGTCGCGGCAATGATTCCTTCGGATGCATCGCTCGCCGCTCCGCGCTACATGCTTCCCGCAGTTGCCAATCGCGATTGCCTCTATCAGACACACCGGCTGTATCAGTACCACCATCCGGTCTATGAGTACCTAGTACTCGATAAGGACTGGACACACATCAACGCAGCCGCCGAATACGAAACTGCCTACCGTCAACTGCTGGCTACCGCTCCCATTGATCCGCGCTTCCAGGTGATCTATGAATCGCCCGCATATCTGGTGTTGCGTGATCCAGCCATGCACGGTGTTGGGTGCTTCCCGAACGCCAACGAGGGGCAGCAATGA
- a CDS encoding lipopolysaccharide biosynthesis protein — protein MSRKPDFIRDIGNYLVGRGSLILLGFVTFPLLTRVLPVEQYGILSLTFRLVLLLVVLSKCGLQYSAARFYDASKSDVAGQRRFYSTLLIGPAITSLLFSAIYMAVLFSSSALRTDTQLFHCLLLAPVAVVLRTLQSMLLSFLRNEGRSRLHTIVEVMTKVTTMVGLIGLAVAGQHRAFPVVLATMTAEAIVVAVQMGDVLRRGLIHPTAIDWDLIRTSLKFGMPLIAYELSSLVLDSADRIIVQRYMGDHSLGLYSAAYSISGYLQDVVMTPLNLALFPIYMRLWNEEGKEATSRFLSMSLSWFVVVALFITGLSTLCAGDALVFLASTRFAGAEGLLKVLVPALMVYALHIFFNVGLVLQKRTTLLAIIVVVAAAVNIAANFAWIPRYGLMGAAAATFLSYAVMVGTLIVVNRNILPLHVNPALAISAVVALLCAYPLPTFIHSQLLIVQLLGRAAAFGTMFAICIFIMSSDFRKAVKKAFAKLPIGTISPLRVPSTAATGEGGAE, from the coding sequence ATGAGTCGTAAGCCAGATTTCATCCGAGACATCGGAAATTATCTTGTGGGTCGAGGATCGCTGATCCTTCTTGGATTCGTTACGTTTCCATTGCTTACAAGAGTTCTCCCGGTCGAGCAATACGGCATCCTGTCGTTAACGTTCCGACTGGTACTGTTACTCGTTGTCCTATCGAAGTGCGGACTGCAATACTCCGCTGCACGTTTTTACGACGCATCAAAGTCAGACGTCGCGGGACAGCGTAGGTTCTACTCGACGCTGCTCATTGGACCGGCCATCACATCGCTGCTCTTTTCCGCGATCTACATGGCCGTGTTGTTCAGCAGTTCGGCGTTACGGACAGATACCCAGCTCTTTCACTGCCTCCTGCTCGCTCCAGTCGCAGTCGTACTTCGCACGCTGCAGTCGATGCTTCTTAGCTTCCTGCGCAACGAAGGCAGAAGCCGTCTCCACACCATCGTTGAAGTTATGACGAAGGTCACAACTATGGTCGGCCTCATCGGGCTCGCTGTCGCAGGTCAACATCGCGCGTTCCCCGTGGTGCTCGCCACCATGACGGCTGAAGCCATCGTCGTCGCCGTTCAGATGGGCGATGTGCTCCGCCGCGGTCTGATTCACCCAACGGCCATTGACTGGGATCTCATCCGTACCAGCCTTAAGTTCGGCATGCCGCTGATCGCATACGAACTCTCCAGCTTGGTGCTGGATTCGGCAGATCGCATCATCGTTCAGCGTTACATGGGCGATCATTCGCTCGGCTTGTACTCCGCGGCTTACAGCATCTCGGGATATCTGCAGGATGTCGTCATGACTCCTCTGAACCTGGCGCTCTTCCCTATCTACATGCGCCTCTGGAACGAAGAGGGCAAAGAAGCAACATCGCGCTTCCTTTCGATGTCGCTCTCATGGTTCGTGGTGGTCGCATTGTTCATCACCGGCCTCTCCACACTCTGCGCAGGCGACGCGCTCGTCTTCCTCGCATCCACTCGCTTCGCAGGTGCTGAAGGGCTGCTCAAGGTACTCGTACCCGCGCTGATGGTCTATGCGCTGCATATCTTCTTCAACGTAGGCCTGGTGTTGCAGAAACGTACCACCCTGCTTGCAATCATTGTCGTCGTAGCCGCCGCAGTAAACATCGCCGCCAACTTCGCCTGGATTCCTCGCTATGGATTGATGGGAGCGGCAGCCGCTACGTTCCTCAGCTATGCGGTCATGGTCGGAACGCTGATCGTTGTAAACCGCAACATTCTGCCTCTGCATGTGAATCCGGCGCTTGCCATCAGCGCAGTGGTGGCGCTTCTGTGTGCCTACCCACTGCCCACCTTCATTCACTCGCAGTTACTTATCGTGCAGCTACTGGGTCGCGCTGCTGCGTTTGGCACGATGTTTGCAATATGCATTTTCATCATGTCTTCGGATTTCCGCAAAGCTGTTAAAAAGGCCTTCGCGAAACTACCCATCGGCACAATCTCACCGTTGCGCGTTCCTTCGACCGCAGCGAC